TCGGACGCGGCAGCAACTCTGCAGACCGGGATTCCACTTTGCTGCTGACTGCGGCGGCTGCCATTTTCGGCGATGACGACGACAGCACCACCCGAAAAATTGCCCGTTCATTGGGTATTGACGACCTCAACTTGAGTACTGGTTCCTTGACCGCGGCCGATTCCCGCGCGGTGGGCAGCAAAGTGGCGATTGCCCCTGGGGCTGACAACTCAGCCAGTATTCTGGGTTCCGATGACCCGCTGCTGTCTCAGCGGATTATTTCCCTGGGCAAGCGTTTCAGTGACGAGGTTTATCTCAGTTTCGACCAGTCTGTCACCACAGCAGCCAGTATCTTGAAACTGAATTACCAATATTCCCGACAGTTAAGCTTTATTGCCAGGACAGGTGCTGACAACGCAGTGGATGTGCTGTATCAATTGTCTTTTGATTAAACCGAATATCAGTGAGCCCTACGCCCATGACTGTTTTGCAAAATGCCCTCGCTCTGCTTACCCTGTTCGATTGGCTGGCGGTGGCATTTTTCGTGATCTGTTTTCGCGGTTACAACTACGTATTTGACGGTCGCAGTCGTTTTGGGCGGCACGGGCTGGCCCAGAAAACCCATGAATTCCGCAAGCTTTGGGCGCGGGAACTGATCAATCGAAGCAATCGCGTCAGCGATACCGCCCTGATCGGTAATCTGGTCAATAGCGTAACCTTTTATGCCAACACCACCATTTACATCATTGCGGGTTTGTTTGCGCTGCTCGGCACCATGGATCAGTTGGTGAACATCACCTCAGACCTGCCCTTTAGCCGGGTAGTCAGCCGAGGCCTTATGGAAATCAAGGTGCTGCTGGTGCTCACTGTGTTTGTGGTCGCCTACTTCAAGTTCACCTGGAGCCTGCGCCAGTTCAACCTGTTGACCATTCTGGTGGGTGCCGCCCCTGATGGAAATCCTGACAAGGACTACAACGAGGCTTATGTGTCCCGCATGGCCCGCATCAATAGCCTGGCCGGTGATGAGTTCAATCGTGGATTGAGAAGTTACTACTTTGGAATTGCATCGGTAACCTGGATGATTCATCCAGGCTTGTTGGTCGCATTCAGTGCACTGATTGTGTTTGTGTTGATCCGCAGGGACTTCTATTCAGAAGCCCTGGAGATCATGTCGAAATAAGGCAGCCCGAGATTTTACCAGCTGCTGGTTTCGCGTTCGGGGCTGGCACTGACTTTGTGCACAGTCAGGTCGGCGCCATTGAACTCTTCTTCATCGCTCAAGCGGATGCCCACGGTGAGCTTTAGCAAACCGTACACCACAAAGCCACCTGCCAAGGCAAACCCCACACCTGCGGTGGTGCCAATAAGTTGGCTCATGAAGGATATTCCACCCATGCCGCCCAGCGCCTGCTGGCCAAACACCCCGGCCGCAATACCGCCAAATGCACCGCAAATGCCGTGCAAGGGCCAAACGCCCAGTACATCGTCAATCTTCAAACGATTCTGGGTGAAGGTGAACATGTAGACGAACAACACGCCAGCAATTGAACCCACTGCCAGGGAACCCAGTGGGTGCATGATATTGCTGCCTGCGCACACGGCCACCAGGCCAGCCAAGGGGCCGTTGTAGACAAAGCCCGGGTCGTTGCGACCTGCAACAAGGGCGCCCAAAGTGCCGCCGACCATGGCCATCAGGCTGTTCACAGCCACCAGACCCGATATGCCTTCGATTTTCTGGGCGCTCATCACGTTGAAGCCGAACCAGCCCACTGCCAGTACCCAGCTACCCAGGGCAAGGAAAGGAATTGAAGAGGGCGGGTGCGAGCTGATGCGACCATCTTTTGTGTAGCGTCCACGGCGTGGACCAAGCAGCAACACCGCAGCCAGGCCAATCCAGCCACCTACTGCGTGTACCACCACGCTACCGGCGAAATCCATGAACGGCGCGCCAAAACTGGCGGTCAGCCACTCCTGAAAGCCATAGTTGCCGTTCCAGATCATGCCTTCAAACACGGGGTAGATCACGCCCACCAGCGCGGCGGTTGCGACCAGTTGGGGCACAAAGCGTGCGCGCTCGGCGATGCCACCCGACACAATAGCGGGAATGGCTGCTGCGAAGGTCAACAGAAAGAAAAACTTGACCAGTGCATACCCATTGCCTTCGTTCAATACGGTGGCGGGCTCGTAGAATCCCACGCCATAGGCAATTGCATAGCCAATGAAAAAGTAGCTGATGGTGCTGACGGAAAAGTCGGCAAGAATTTTGACAAGTGCATTGACCTGGTTCTTGTGGCGCACTGTGCCCACTTCCAGAAATGCGAAACCGGCGTGCATTGCAAGCACCATGATGGCGCCCAGAAGCACAAAAAGCGTGTCCAGCGCGAGAGTAATTTGTTCCATTTTGGTGAATTTTCAGTTTTGTGGTTGAAAGTGGGGCATTCAGTGCAAAAAGAGTGCCCGCATTTCAAGCTGAAAATGCACGGAAGTGGTGCGCTAGCTTCGGCGCCATTTCAGCGCAGTGGCCGTCTGATGTGCAGCGCGTTCTGTGTGTGAGTGGAATCTTCGTGTTCCTTTTTCTTTTTTTTATCGTCAATCGCGTCATTGAACAAATGAGCCATCAATCTGTTTGTCACGGGTTCAGGTAACGCCGCCCGGAACACGTCGGGATTAATGTGCGTGTGATTTTCCAATTGATACTTCGCGGGCTCAAGAAACTGATCCATGGCCTGTTTGATCTGTTCAGCTGTCACCGGTTGATGAAAGGTTTCACCCAGCCCGTGCACCGCAGAGCCTGGCTTGTCCTGTTCATTGCCAATCCACTCCACTAACCGGCTTGTGAGGGTCTCATGGGACACAAGGGCCAGCTTGGTGAAATCCTCGTCGGGTGAGTCAAACAGCAGCGTGGCATCCGCCCCCATCTCGTTCTGAAGGCTGGTTGTCAGGTCTTTGTACTGGTTGCCTGAGATATCGACCACCCAGTGTTTGCCAGTGCTGCCATCCACACTCAAAACCTGTTCACTGAGCAAACCAGTGCCACGCATCCAGTTCAGCAGTTCATCGGCCACTCGGGAGGCCACGGCGTGAGTGGTCACCAGTTGCGGAATTTGTGATTTGGCAATTGCGCCAATGGCTTTTTCATAATTCGGATTGATGTACCTGTCTGGCAGATACTGCAGGCCCAATTCTTTGGACAATGCATTTCGCAGGGCCTGAACGTCGTGGATTTCCATTGACTTGTGCAAGGGCTCTTTACTTTCCTTGTATCCAATCGGCTGGCCCCCCTCATTTTCTTTCGAAAATATCGGTTTGGCGTGGCTTGCACGTACAGCCCCCAGCAAATGCTGATTGATCAGTTCGTCCCTGGCAGACTGGTAAAGCCCGGTCAA
The nucleotide sequence above comes from Limnobacter thiooxidans. Encoded proteins:
- a CDS encoding ammonium transporter translates to MEQITLALDTLFVLLGAIMVLAMHAGFAFLEVGTVRHKNQVNALVKILADFSVSTISYFFIGYAIAYGVGFYEPATVLNEGNGYALVKFFFLLTFAAAIPAIVSGGIAERARFVPQLVATAALVGVIYPVFEGMIWNGNYGFQEWLTASFGAPFMDFAGSVVVHAVGGWIGLAAVLLLGPRRGRYTKDGRISSHPPSSIPFLALGSWVLAVGWFGFNVMSAQKIEGISGLVAVNSLMAMVGGTLGALVAGRNDPGFVYNGPLAGLVAVCAGSNIMHPLGSLAVGSIAGVLFVYMFTFTQNRLKIDDVLGVWPLHGICGAFGGIAAGVFGQQALGGMGGISFMSQLIGTTAGVGFALAGGFVVYGLLKLTVGIRLSDEEEFNGADLTVHKVSASPERETSSW
- a CDS encoding DUF599 domain-containing protein; translated protein: MTVLQNALALLTLFDWLAVAFFVICFRGYNYVFDGRSRFGRHGLAQKTHEFRKLWARELINRSNRVSDTALIGNLVNSVTFYANTTIYIIAGLFALLGTMDQLVNITSDLPFSRVVSRGLMEIKVLLVLTVFVVAYFKFTWSLRQFNLLTILVGAAPDGNPDKDYNEAYVSRMARINSLAGDEFNRGLRSYYFGIASVTWMIHPGLLVAFSALIVFVLIRRDFYSEALEIMSK